CCCGGCTTATGATCTGGAACAGGCAGATCTGAAATCTATTTTGGAAATCATGAATAAGCATAAAGTGTTGACTGAAAACAGATTGTTTTCTTTCTGATAGATTCGATACTGATATTATGACATAACGGAACAAAAAAATATATCCTTTTTAAACACCTTATATAAAAATGAAAAAGGTGTTTTTTATATGGGGAATTTTAAATAAAAAGAATAGGAGGGGAATTACGGTTTCTTTGTGAATAATAAAGAGAGAGCAGGAAGAATAAAGCTAAATAATAATAAAGAGAAGAATTATTTTAATCTTAAAGAATAAAATGAAAAAACTATCTAAATTTTTACTGCTGTTTCTAAACAAAAAATATCCTGAAAACCAGATAAAAAGCAATTTTTCTAAAGGGAATTTATACCTTTTGAAGATTTTTTTCAGAGTTTTCAGGATATCAGAATATATAAATCAAAACTAATCAAATAACCTGTTTTTAAAATGAAGCAGCTGTCTCAGACTGACTTTCGGCATTTAGCAATTCCTCTGCCAGTATCTTTTTTTCAAAGATACGAAAGAAAGGCAGATAAACAAAAATGCTGATAATAACAAGCAGAAATACAAAGACCACATTTCTCCAGTCCAGTGCAGAAAGATACGCCTGAATAAAAAACGGAGTAAACGAAGGATCAATTATATACCCCGGTTTTACCAGCCCGGATAACTGTACAAGATACCCCAAAACTGTACTGATAACAGGCATAATTATAAACGGTATTCCCAAAACAGGATTAAAGACTATAGGAGACCCAAAGATTACGGGTTCATTTATTCCGCATATTCCCGGAACAATAGATAAACGGCCGATAGTTTTTAACTGTACAGATTTACTTTTCATCATTAAAAGTACAAGCCCCAAAGTATTTCCTGCACCGCCGAGAATCATATACCGGAACATCTGAAGATTCATCAGCACTTGTGGGTCTTTTCCGTTCATAACAGCTTCGGCATTTAATCCGGTATTGGCAATTCCCATGGTGAATACAAGCGGAAAAATGATAGAAGTACCGTTAATGCCCAGCATCCATAAAATATTAGCAAAAATAGTAATTGCAAGATAGACCCATATGTTATTTACAGCTTGAAGTCCGGGTGTCAGCATTGTAGTGATCAGGCTCGGAAGATTTTTCTGAAACAGGAATATAAGCAGAATATTTATTCCGTATAACACAATAATATTAAGTATAACAGGCAGCAGAGAGTTCACAAATGAAGAAACCATCGGCGGAACTGACTCGGGAAAAACATACTGCCATTTTTTTACCTCGATAAGTCTGAAAATCTCAGTAGAAATTATTGCAATAATAATAGCAACAAATAAACCGTTTCCTCCAAGATACTCAAGGGAAATTTTGCCGTCTGTCAAAGGTGTATTGGTAACTATAAGGAACATTATCATAGAAGTCATACCGATAATAACATTCATTTCCTTTAGTTTATAAGATTTAGCCAGCTGGTAAGAAATGGCAAATACTGCCATAAGGCTGAAAACTCCCATTGTCAAATCAAACGGTGCAGTCAGGAGTCCGTAATTTTGTGTGGAAAAAGCTTTCCATTTCAGCAGAAATTTTATAATAATATTTGTAGTTCCGGTATAATCAATTTCTGAACTAACAGGCGGATTAGCAATAATCATAAAAAGAGAACCAATGATAATAAGCGGCAGGATCATCATCATACCGCTTGCCACAGCCTTTAGATGCCGTTGATTTCCAAGTTTCTGGCTTATTTTAAGCAAGCCTTCCTCAAATTTTTTTCTCATAAAATCTCCTTTTTATCCTTGATATGGGTTATATTCGAAAGCATTCTCTGTAATATTGTCTTTATTATACTTTTCAAGCAGCTTTTCATATTGTCTTTTATAATCATTATTTATTTCAGCCTCAGGAAAGACCTTGCTTGCTTCATTTAGAAAGTGGAAAGAATCCCTGCCCATTTCCTGCCCCCGTACAGTATGCTTGTCTAAAGCAATATCAGGAATTTTCGGGACAAATCCCATTGCAAAATTTTTGATTACAATATTTTTTAAAAGATCACTGGAACGATCCTTTAATGATTCACACAAAATTCTTACTGCATGGATAAAAAACATTGGTCTGTCGCCGTCTCTGTAGGGGAATTCCTTTCTTACATCATTAAGTGTTTTAATATAAACCACTGCATCTTTATTTCCCATACCTATATCTTCCACAGAAATAGAAAGCAGTCTCTGCCAAAGTTTATTTTCCATAGCTTCAGAAGTTATATACATCTCATATGCAAAAAAACAAGCATCTTCGGTATTTGCCCTTCTAATAGATTTTTGCAGGGCTGAAATCACTTCATCACCTGCCAGTCCGTTTCTTGTCTTGACTCTGGCCCACGGGTCCTGAATAAATTCACTCATAATAATCCTCCTAAGATATATAAAATTGTAATTATTTCTAATTATCTTTTCAATTAATGATACCAGATTTTTTTAGATTTGCTCTGTTTTAAGGAGATATAATAACATGTTAGTATTTTTCAAACATGTTATTGTCGGATAGTACGATGATTTAAGGGTTTATTGTCTTTTCTGTTTTTATGGGATATAATATATCAATCTTAGAAAACAAAAAAACTGAAAATATCAAAAATGTTCAAAACATGAGAAATATTGAAATTGGAGTTGGAGGAAGAAATGGAAAAAATAGATGATTTAGTCATAACCTATCATTTAGACCCTTTT
This portion of the Sebaldella sp. S0638 genome encodes:
- a CDS encoding PTS sugar transporter subunit IIC, whose protein sequence is MRKKFEEGLLKISQKLGNQRHLKAVASGMMMILPLIIIGSLFMIIANPPVSSEIDYTGTTNIIIKFLLKWKAFSTQNYGLLTAPFDLTMGVFSLMAVFAISYQLAKSYKLKEMNVIIGMTSMIMFLIVTNTPLTDGKISLEYLGGNGLFVAIIIAIISTEIFRLIEVKKWQYVFPESVPPMVSSFVNSLLPVILNIIVLYGINILLIFLFQKNLPSLITTMLTPGLQAVNNIWVYLAITIFANILWMLGINGTSIIFPLVFTMGIANTGLNAEAVMNGKDPQVLMNLQMFRYMILGGAGNTLGLVLLMMKSKSVQLKTIGRLSIVPGICGINEPVIFGSPIVFNPVLGIPFIIMPVISTVLGYLVQLSGLVKPGYIIDPSFTPFFIQAYLSALDWRNVVFVFLLVIISIFVYLPFFRIFEKKILAEELLNAESQSETAASF